From Spirosoma aerolatum, one genomic window encodes:
- the carB gene encoding carbamoyl-phosphate synthase large subunit — MPKNTNIRSVLIIGSGPIVIGQACEFDYAGSQAARSIRDEGIEVALINSNPATIMTDPINADYVYLLPLEKKSIVDILKKHQEMGKPIDAVLPTMGGQTALNLAIDCDKAGIWQKYGVQIIGVDIKAIETTEDREKFRLLMLQLGAGVCKGRTARSFLEGKEIAQEIGFPLVIRPSFTLGGTGGGFVNTPEEFDKALTHGLHASPVHEVLVEQSVMGWKEYELELLRDNKGNFIIICSIENFDPMGIHTGDSITVAPAMTLPDTLYQQMRDLSIRVMQGIGQFAGGCNIQFSVNPQTDDIIVIEVNPRVSRSSALASKATGYPIAKIAAKMAIGYNLDELINPITGTTSAFFEPAIDYVIVKVPRWNFDKFPGADRSLGLQMKSVGEAMGIGRNFQEALQKACQSLEIRRNGLGADGHELTDRAALTESLKHPSWNRLFHIYDAFKAGMSFRTIQQLTRIDPWFLHQIEELIELEREIQQYDLEDLPPELLRTAKQKGYADRQLAHLLQVKESKVYQYRQAHNIRRVYKCVDTCAAEFEAKTPYYYSTFNNQVPITTDHAEPVSDLPGNESIRSNRKKVVVLGSGPNRIGQGIEFDYSCVHGVLAAKEAGYETIMINCNPETVSTDPDIADKLYFEPVFWEHVHAIIMHEQPEGVIVQLGGQTALKMAEKLTRYGIKIIGTSWEALDLAEDRGHFSEMLRKLDIPYPKFGTVRESEGAIELSRELGFPLLVRPSYVLGGQSMKIVINENELEAHVMKILETIPDNNILLDHFLENAIEAEADAICDGEDVYIIGIMEHIEPAGIHSGDSYALLPPFDLSENVLNQIEEYTKKIAVALKTVGLINIQFAIKDEQVYVIEANPRASRTVPFICKAYQEPYVNYATKVMLGDKKVKDFTFKPVKKGYAIKIPVFSFSKFPNVNKELGPEMKSTGEGIYFIDDLTDDYFQKVYSERNLYLSR, encoded by the coding sequence ATGCCTAAAAATACCAACATTCGCTCAGTACTGATTATCGGCTCAGGCCCTATTGTGATCGGCCAGGCTTGTGAATTCGATTATGCCGGTTCGCAGGCAGCCCGCTCCATCCGCGACGAAGGCATCGAAGTAGCTCTGATCAACTCCAATCCGGCTACGATCATGACTGATCCGATCAACGCCGATTATGTTTATCTGTTGCCGCTGGAGAAGAAGTCCATCGTCGATATCCTGAAAAAACATCAGGAGATGGGGAAACCCATTGATGCCGTTCTGCCGACAATGGGTGGCCAGACGGCCCTGAACCTGGCTATCGACTGTGACAAAGCCGGTATCTGGCAGAAATACGGTGTTCAAATCATCGGTGTTGATATCAAAGCCATTGAAACGACCGAAGACCGCGAGAAATTCCGGTTGCTGATGCTCCAACTAGGTGCAGGTGTCTGCAAAGGACGTACGGCCCGCTCGTTTCTGGAAGGCAAAGAAATTGCTCAGGAAATTGGCTTCCCGCTCGTTATTCGGCCTTCGTTTACACTGGGGGGCACGGGTGGTGGCTTTGTCAACACGCCCGAAGAATTCGATAAAGCCCTGACTCACGGCTTACATGCATCGCCCGTCCATGAAGTACTGGTGGAGCAGAGCGTTATGGGCTGGAAGGAATACGAACTGGAACTCCTGCGGGATAACAAGGGGAATTTCATCATCATCTGCTCCATCGAAAACTTCGATCCGATGGGTATCCATACTGGCGACAGTATCACGGTGGCACCAGCGATGACCCTGCCCGATACGCTGTATCAGCAAATGCGCGACCTGTCGATCCGGGTTATGCAGGGCATTGGGCAGTTTGCAGGGGGATGTAATATCCAGTTCTCAGTGAATCCACAAACCGACGATATTATTGTTATCGAAGTGAATCCGCGCGTGAGTCGTTCGTCGGCACTGGCATCGAAAGCAACGGGGTATCCGATTGCCAAGATTGCGGCCAAAATGGCCATTGGTTACAACCTCGACGAACTAATCAACCCCATTACGGGAACCACCTCGGCCTTCTTCGAGCCTGCCATCGACTATGTGATTGTGAAAGTGCCCCGCTGGAACTTCGACAAGTTTCCGGGTGCCGATCGGTCGCTGGGGCTACAAATGAAGTCGGTAGGGGAAGCGATGGGGATTGGCCGGAACTTCCAGGAAGCCCTGCAAAAAGCCTGTCAGTCGCTCGAAATCCGACGCAATGGTTTGGGTGCCGATGGTCACGAACTGACCGACCGGGCCGCTCTGACCGAAAGCCTGAAACACCCAAGCTGGAACCGGCTGTTCCATATCTACGATGCCTTCAAGGCCGGGATGTCGTTCCGAACCATTCAGCAACTGACCCGCATCGACCCCTGGTTCCTGCACCAGATTGAAGAACTGATCGAACTCGAACGCGAAATTCAGCAGTACGATCTGGAAGACCTCCCTCCCGAACTGTTGCGTACAGCTAAGCAGAAAGGCTATGCCGACCGCCAGCTGGCTCACCTGCTTCAGGTAAAAGAAAGCAAGGTGTATCAGTATCGTCAGGCGCACAACATTCGTCGTGTGTACAAGTGCGTGGATACCTGTGCGGCTGAGTTTGAGGCAAAAACGCCGTATTACTACTCAACTTTCAACAATCAGGTGCCCATCACGACCGACCACGCTGAGCCGGTTTCGGATCTGCCAGGCAACGAATCCATTCGGAGTAATCGCAAAAAAGTGGTCGTTCTGGGTTCGGGTCCTAACCGGATTGGGCAAGGTATCGAGTTCGACTATTCGTGCGTACATGGCGTACTGGCGGCTAAAGAAGCGGGTTATGAAACCATCATGATCAACTGCAATCCGGAAACGGTTTCGACCGACCCCGATATTGCGGATAAACTGTACTTCGAGCCGGTTTTCTGGGAACACGTTCACGCCATCATCATGCATGAGCAACCCGAAGGGGTTATTGTTCAGTTAGGTGGTCAGACAGCCCTGAAGATGGCGGAAAAGCTGACCCGGTATGGCATCAAAATCATCGGTACGAGCTGGGAAGCCCTCGACCTGGCCGAAGACCGAGGCCATTTCTCGGAAATGCTCCGCAAACTGGACATTCCGTATCCAAAATTCGGTACGGTTCGGGAATCCGAAGGGGCCATCGAACTATCGCGCGAATTAGGATTCCCGCTGCTGGTGCGTCCGAGCTACGTGCTCGGCGGGCAGAGCATGAAGATCGTCATCAATGAGAACGAGTTGGAAGCGCATGTGATGAAGATTCTGGAGACAATTCCCGACAACAACATCCTGCTCGACCATTTCCTCGAAAACGCAATTGAAGCCGAAGCCGACGCGATCTGCGATGGCGAAGATGTGTATATCATCGGTATCATGGAACACATCGAACCAGCGGGTATTCACTCCGGCGATTCATATGCCCTATTGCCACCCTTCGATCTGAGCGAAAACGTACTCAACCAGATTGAGGAATACACCAAGAAGATAGCCGTAGCGCTGAAAACCGTTGGGTTAATCAACATCCAGTTTGCCATCAAGGATGAGCAGGTGTATGTAATTGAAGCCAACCCACGCGCCAGCCGGACGGTTCCGTTTATCTGCAAAGCATACCAGGAGCCATACGTCAACTACGCAACGAAGGTGATGCTGGGTGATAAGAAGGTTAAGGACTTCACGTTCAAGCCTGTCAAGAAAGGCTATGCGATCAAAATTCCGGTGTTCTCGTTCAGCAAATTTCCGAACGTCAACAAGGAACTTGGCCCCGAAATGAAATCGACTGGCGAAGGCATCTACTTCATCGATGACCTTACCGATGATTACTTCCAGAAGGTCTACTCCGAGCGAAATTTATACCTGAGCCGGTAG
- a CDS encoding ferritin-like domain-containing protein, producing the protein MITNDEIVDDLNELVKINNDRIQGYEKAIKDNEDAGLDDIFRHYVVQSQNFRSQLADHIVRIDGLAVSDATSTDVTSKIHRAWIDIKSALTGKDRDSILSSVEFGENAAVEAYQDAIEKDHIPAYIKEDLQKQLTELQSALDRIKSLEKAA; encoded by the coding sequence ATGATTACGAACGACGAAATTGTTGATGATCTGAACGAACTGGTCAAAATCAATAACGACCGCATTCAGGGATACGAAAAAGCGATTAAAGATAATGAAGATGCCGGGCTGGATGATATCTTCCGGCACTATGTAGTGCAGAGCCAAAACTTTCGTAGCCAACTGGCCGACCACATCGTCCGAATCGATGGACTGGCCGTGTCCGACGCTACATCAACCGACGTAACCAGCAAAATTCACCGGGCCTGGATCGATATTAAGTCAGCACTGACGGGCAAAGACCGGGATTCCATCCTTAGCTCGGTTGAGTTCGGGGAAAATGCGGCTGTTGAAGCTTATCAGGATGCGATTGAGAAAGATCACATTCCAGCCTACATCAAAGAGGATTTGCAGAAGCAATTGACCGAATTGCAGAGCGCTCTGGATCGGATCAAGTCGCTCGAAAAGGCAGCCTAA